Proteins from a single region of Xenopus laevis strain J_2021 chromosome 9_10S, Xenopus_laevis_v10.1, whole genome shotgun sequence:
- the LOC108702374 gene encoding class E basic helix-loop-helix protein 23: MNFGEGAAQGAVQGMAESLPADSYMSLAHSYGQTFYGALRGAEPARRYSGPQAIDFPGSSQDKSGDSSEDQSGEEEEEEERGPEGKVPGKKPKEPRSLRLNINARERRRMHDLNDALDGLRSVIPYAHSPSVRKLSKIATLLLAKNYILMQAQALEEMRRLVAYLNQGQTLSSSLAPFGQSSVYPYPGTASAQEKCSTFPGGNTNLCKHCTEKS; the protein is encoded by the coding sequence ATGAATTTTGGGGAGGGCGCAGCTCAGGGCGCTGTACAGGGGATGGCAGAGTCGCTCCCGGCTGATTCCTACATGTCCCTGGCGCACAGTTACGGGCAGACTTTCTATGGCGCTCTCCGAGGTGCTGAACCTGCGCGCAGATACTCGGGTCCTCAAGCCATAGATTTCCCCGGCAGCTCCCAGGACAAGAGCGGGGACAGCAGCGAGGACCAAAGcggggaggaggaagaagaggaggagagggGCCCGGAGGGAAAAGTCCCAGGCAAGAAGCCAAAAGAACCGCGTTCCCTCCGGCTGAATATCAATGCCAGGGAACGGAGGAGGATGCACGATCTGAATGATGCCCTGGACGGGCTCAGGTCTGTTATACCCTATGCCCACAGCCCCTCAGTCAGGAAACTCTCCAAAATCGCCACCCTTCTACTGGCCAAGAACTACATACTCATGCAAGCCCAGGCCCTGGAGGAGATGAGGCGGCTGGTAGCCTATCTGAACCAGGGCCAGACCCTCAGCAGCTCCCTGGCTCCCTTCGGACAGTCCTCTGTATATCCCTACCCTGGCACTGCCAGCGCCCAGGAAAAGTGCTCAACCTTCCCTGGGGGCAACACCAACCTCTGCAAACACTGCACAGAGAAGTCCTAA